In the Topomyia yanbarensis strain Yona2022 chromosome 3, ASM3024719v1, whole genome shotgun sequence genome, one interval contains:
- the LOC131690095 gene encoding uncharacterized protein LOC131690095: MHSTHCWFRSHSAEKSILGLLISITHPMGYLEPVSNCKFRKACRAQFSKPIYVLALHYMAQNINPSSYYPNCVNLPHASDSTVFFDTSMKAEIRGIPDHIRAQVIPSIFHSKFREVECNKMFYTDGSSLDGFTGFGIFIQNLTSSFKLNDPASVYVAELAAIQYILGINDTLPTDHYFIVSDSLSSIEAFRSMKPRKHILYFLRKIWERLRALSVRSYKITLVWVPSNCSIPGNEEADSLAKALQGNIYKRPISFSEFFSITPPRTLESWKTSWSNGELGKWPHSIIPKVSTLVQGDGCGSGFHLRDVSAHVQSPHAGRSSPAYWARG, translated from the coding sequence atgcactcgacacattgCTGGTTTAGAAGTCATTCTgcagaaaaatcgattttgggacttCTCATATCGATTACACATCCGATgggatatcttgaacccgttagtaattgcaaatttcgaaaggcttgtcgagctcaattctcaaagccgatttatgtccttgcacttcattacatggcacaaaatatcaatccttcttcatactatcccaactgTGTCAATCTCccccatgcttctgattcaactgtattcttcgacacatccatgaaggccgagattcgtggaatcccggatcacatacgtgcgcaagtgatcccaagcatctttcatagtaaatttcgagaagtcgaatgcaacaagatgttttacaccgacgggtcaagcctcgacggcttcactggcttcggtatattcattcaaaatctcacctcctcattcaaactcaatgatcctgcttcagtttacgtggcagaacttgctgctattcagtatatccTTGGGATCaatgatactttgcccaccgatcattactttattgtctcggatagcctcagctcaatcgaggctttccgttcaatgaaacctagaaagcacattctatattttctgaggaaaatctgggagcgcctgcgtgctttgtctgtaagatcgtacaagattaccttagtttgggttccctcgaattgctccattccaggtaatgaagaagcggactctttagctaaggcttTACAAGGTAACATATAcaaaagaccaattagcttcagcgaatttttcagtattactcctccgagaaccctcgaaagttggaaaacttcatggagcaacgGTGAACTGGGAAAGTGGCCACATTCGATAATTCCTAAGGTATCGACCTtagttcaaggggatggatgtgggtcgggatttcatttgCGTGATGTCTcagctcatgtccaatcaccacatgctggacgctcatctccggcgtattgggctcgcggatag